Proteins from one Anastrepha obliqua isolate idAnaObli1 chromosome 2, idAnaObli1_1.0, whole genome shotgun sequence genomic window:
- the LOC129237547 gene encoding p21-activated protein kinase-interacting protein 1-like, protein MEVIVGTYEEFLLGYKLTPNDETSFVQSFADKSHAGPLKCVAVHQHFVATGATDDRIFLYDMRSRKQTNIILSHEGTVNTLAFTPDSSHLLSGGDDGRMVATRLNTWATEGNWKAHKGSGVYQISCHPSGKLALSLGADRVLCTWNLVKGRVAYRTNLKSRSTLGAQPDCLTWSPTGNYFTLCGPRTAEIWSIKTADVLLSQKTQEKPISVCWVADDICLIGLENGKILWLDPSEAEQEENLSEAHSTRVKAMAFHKGTLITVSSSGEMKAWKVNVDQKKLTLLCKTNIGCRPTCLSILDLTQFEDSYALKNISDDDTKKTTSASIKKEKPPARGVVTIEYEDDKNGEENNESSDNDSNSSEPGCSKDEQKSRKRKANNVEEKKPKQEKKKLKQKEVLHKKQRNKNK, encoded by the exons ATGGAAGTGATTGTTGGAACGTACGAGGAATTCCTTCTCGGCTATAAACTTACACCAAATGATGAAACCAGTTTTGTACAATCGTTTGCAGACAAATCGCATGCGGGTCCTTTGAAATGCGTGGCCGTTCATCAGCATTTTGTGGCTACTGGCGCCACGGATGATCGGATCTTCTTATACGACATGCGTTCtcgcaaacaaacaaat ATCATTTTGTCGCACGAAGGCACTGTCAATACCTTGGCATTCACGCCGGATAGCTCTCATCTTTTATCAGGCGGCGACGATGGGCGCATGGTTGCAACACGCCTAAACACTTGGGCGACAGAAGGTAATTGGAAGGCGCATAAAGGATCAGGAGTTTATCAGATTAGTTGTCATCCTAGTGGCAAGCTGGCATTGTCACTTGGCGCCGATCGTGTATTGTGCACGTGGAATTTGGTGAAAGGTCGAGTAGCATATAGAACGAATTTGAAAAGTCGCAGCACTTTAGGAGCACAACCAGATTGCCTTACTTGGTCACCGACTGGGAACTATTTTACATTGTGTGGGCCACGTACTGCTGAGATTTGGTCAATAAAAACGGCAGATGTTTTACTAAGTCAAAAGACACAAGAGAAGCCCATATCTGTCTGTTGGGTGGCAGATGATATATGTTTAATTGGCTTGGAAAATGGTAAAATACTGTGGCTTGATCCCTCAGAAGCTGAACAAGAg GAAAATTTGAGCGAAGCGCACAGCACAAGGGTTAAAGCTATGGCTTTCCATAAGGGTACTTTAATCACAGTCTCGAG CTCAGGTGAAATGAAGGCTTGGAAAGTGAATGTAGATCAGAAGAAATTGACTCTACTATGTAAAACCAACATAGGCTGCCGGCCAACTTGCCTTAGCATATTGGACTTAACGCAGTTCGAAGATAGCTATGCATTGAAAAACATTTCAGACGATGATACTAAGAAAACAACTTCAGcgtctataaaaaaagaaaagccaCCAGCACGAGGCGTTGTAACTATTGAGTACGAGGATGATAAAAATGGCGAAGAGAATAACGAAAGCAGCGATAATGATTCAAATTCGTCAGAACCTGGTTGTAGTAAGGATGAACAGAAATCACGAAAACGTAAAGCGAATAATGTGGAAGAGAAAAAAcctaaacaagaaaagaaaaaactaaaacaaaaagaagtgttgcacaaaaagcaaagaaataaaaataaataa
- the LOC129236845 gene encoding histone deacetylase 6 isoform X2 — MDLLTSSPIVTRRGAQKAKIQTRAMVKSAVAASKPSAALVEAKRKAKLLKMQEQSQQDQVVKDIFQNAVSAKTIIKKPTGIVYDESMAQHRCLWDENHPERPERFTRVLERCKELHLIEQCQRIPSRRATKDEILLLHSVEHYDLLQRTSGVQDEAAMEDLSSKFDSIYIHPSTFELSLLATGSTIDLIENVISGNVQNGMAIIRPPGHHAMKAEFNGYCFFNNVAIATQYAIDILKLSKIMIVDWDIHHGQGTQRFFYNDPRVLYFSIHRFEHGTFWPYLKESDFDAIGNGNGTGYNFNVPLNKTKMGNGDYLAIFQQLLIPVAVEYQPELIIISAGYDAALGCPEGEMEVTPAFYAHLLNSLMKLAQSRVAVILEGGYCLDSLSEGAALTLRTLLGGTCPALVEKLEPPGEVIQDTILNCIYAHRPYWRCLQIQPIYTMEELNNVNPQPKLHKVSRLFIGGEPLPERFPTRGTAPVMLPEVVAQNEKRLKFLKHETKLLTPHVRVCYVYDDIMLQHSNTFEDGHPEQPARIKRIYEMHIDYKLTERMKQLSPRAATTDEICLAHTRAHVNFIRRISDKDELQRMGEKYNSVYFHPKTFDCATLAAGSVLQVVDKVLSGEARSGVCIVRPPGHHAESDVPHGFCIFNNVAIAAQYAIRDHGLKRVLIVDWDVHHGNGTQHIFESQSNVLYISMHRYDNGTFFPKSKDADFDVVGKGAGVGFNVNIPWNKKGMGDMEYVMAFQQLVMPIAYEFDPELVLVSAGFDAAIGDPLGGCKVTPEAYGLFTHWLSGLAGGRIILCLEGGYNVNSISYSMTMCSKSLLGDPIPPIQVNGNTARNLSAAYTSCVETIQNCLSVQQRYWKSLVFNKRLPQFASENNNEDFLSATMQNLAIKTDEERCVIGCENAADTEVALEPSGSKPKVKVKTLTEFLTENLES, encoded by the exons ATGGACTTATTGACT AGCTCTCCTATTGTTACTCGTCGTGGGGCGCAAAAAGCTAAAATACAAACTCGTGCAATGGTTAAGTCTGCAGTCGCAGCAAGCAAGCCGAGCGCAGCGTTAGTCGAAGCTAAACGCaaagcaaaattactcaaaatgCAAGAACAAAGCCAACAAGATCAAGTTGTGAAagatatatttcaaaat gCGGTCAGcgcaaaaacaattattaaaaaacctaCTGGCATAGTATACGATGAATCTATGGCGCAGCACCGTTGCCTTTGGGATGAAAATCACCCTGAGAGGCCAGAACGCTTCACCCGAGTGTTGGAGAG GTGCAAGGAACTGCATCTCATAGAACAGTGCCAAAGAATTCCATCACGGCGTGCCACAAAGGATGAAATACTCCTGTTGCATAGCGTTGAGCACTATGATCTTCTTCAGCGCACTTCGGGCGTGCAAGACGAAGCAGCAATGGAAGACCTAAGCTCTAAATTCGATTCAATTTATATACATCCG TCCACATTTGAATTGTCTCTACTGGCGACAGGTTCCACCATAGACTTAATTGAAAACGTAATTTCCGGCAATGTGCAAAATGGTATGGCAATTATACGACCACCCGGCCATCACGCGATGAAAGCTGAATTCAATGG TTACTGTTTCTTCAACAATGTGGCCATTGCAACACAATATGCGATTGACATTTTGAAGTTAAGCAAAATAATGATTGTTGATTGGGACATACATCACGGACAAGGCACGCAACGCTTCTTCTACAATGATCCAAG GGtgctttatttttcaatacatcGTTTTGAACATGGCACCTTTTGGCCATATCTTAAAGAATCGGATTTTGATGCCATTGGCAATGGCAACGGCACAGGTTACAATTTTAATGTACCtttgaataaaactaaaatggGGAATGGAGACTATTTGGCAATTTTCCAACAGTTGCTTATACCCGTTGCAGTTGAATATCAACCAGAGTTGATTATTATATCGGCCGGCTATGATGCTGCTTTAGGCTGTCCCGAAGGCGAAATGGAAGTCACACCCGCATTCTATGCACATTTGCTGAATTCGCTTATGAAGTTGGCACAATCACGTGTTGCCGTCATATTGGAAGGTGGTTACTGCCTCGATTCCTTATCGGAGGGTGCGGCACTCACCCTGCGCACCTTGCTAGGCGGTACATGCCCAGCGCTGGTAGAGAAATTGGAGCCGCCAGGCGAAGTCATACAGGACACAATACTCAATTGCATTTATGCTCACCGTCCTTACTGGCGGTGCCTGCAAATCCAACCAATATACACCATGGAGGAGCTAAATAACGTAAATCCACAACCAAAATTGCATAAAGTTAGTCGACTATTTATCGGCGGTGAACCGCTGCCCGAACGTTTCCCCACTAGAGGCACGGCACCGGTTATGCTACCCGAAGTTGTGGCACAGAACGAGAAACGTTTGAAATTCCTAAAACATG aaaccaaACTATTGACGCCGCACGTACGCGTTTGCTATGTTTACGACGATATTATGCTGCAGCATAGCAACACCTTTGAGGATGGCCATCCAGAGCAACCTGCGCGCATTAAACGCATCTATGAAATGCACATAGACTACAAACTCACCGAACGTATGAAACAGCTGTCCCCGCGTGCAGCAACAACCGATGAGATTTGCTTGGCGCATACGCGTGCACATGTCAATTTCATACGCCGCATAAGCGACAAGGATGAGCTGCAGAGAATGGGTGAGAAATATAATTCTGTCTATTTTCATCCGAAGACCTTCGATTGTGCCACCTTGGCAGCGGGCTCAGTGCTGCAAGTGGTGGACAAAGTGCTGAGTGGTGAGGCGCGCAGCGGTGTGTGCATAGTGCGTCCACCTGGCCACCATGCTGAGTCCGATGTGCCACATGGCTTCTGTATATTCAATAATGTTGCAATTGCCGCGCAGTATGCCATACGTGACCACGGCCTTAAAAG AGTGTTAATTGTGGATTGGGATGTGCATCATGGCAATGGTACGCAGCACATTTTCGAATCGCAGTCGAATGTACTCTATATTAGTATGCATCGCTACGACAACGGCACCTTTTTCCCCAAAAGCAAAGACGCTGATTTCGATGTGGTTGGTAAAGGCGCCGGTGTGGGTTTTAATGTGAATATACCGTGGAATAAA aaAGGCATGGGCGATATGGAATATGTGATGGCTTTCCAACAACTCGTAATGCCAATTGCATATGAATTTGATCCGGAATTGGTGCTTGTATCGGCTGGCTTCGATGCCGCTATCGGCGATCCACTCGGCGGCTGTAAGGTAACCCCCGAAGCGTACGGCCTTTTCACGCACTGGCTTTCTGGCTTAGCCGGCGGCCGTATAATTTTATGCTTAGAAGGCGGCTACAATGTAAATTCCATTTCCTACTCTATGACAATGTGCAGCAAATCACTGTTGGGTGATCCGATTCCACCCATACAAGTTAATGGCAACACTGCACGCAATCTTAGCGCGGCATATACGAGCTGTGTGGAAACCATACAAAACTGCTTGAGTGTACAGCAACGTTATTGGAAGAGTTTGGTGTTCAACAAGCGGCTGCCGCAATTCGCTAGCGAAAATAACAATGAGGATTTTCTTTCTGCTACTATGCAAAATTTAGCTATCAAAACGGATGAGGAGAGATGCGTGATTGGCTGTGAAAATGCCGCCGATACAGAGGTGGCTTTGGAACCGAGCGGCAGTAAGCCGAAGGTAAAAGTTAAAACCCTAACAGAATTTCTCACCGAAAATCTAGAG TCATAG
- the LOC129236845 gene encoding histone deacetylase 6 isoform X1: MDLLTSSPIVTRRGAQKAKIQTRAMVKSAVAASKPSAALVEAKRKAKLLKMQEQSQQDQVVKDIFQNAVSAKTIIKKPTGIVYDESMAQHRCLWDENHPERPERFTRVLERCKELHLIEQCQRIPSRRATKDEILLLHSVEHYDLLQRTSGVQDEAAMEDLSSKFDSIYIHPSTFELSLLATGSTIDLIENVISGNVQNGMAIIRPPGHHAMKAEFNGYCFFNNVAIATQYAIDILKLSKIMIVDWDIHHGQGTQRFFYNDPRVLYFSIHRFEHGTFWPYLKESDFDAIGNGNGTGYNFNVPLNKTKMGNGDYLAIFQQLLIPVAVEYQPELIIISAGYDAALGCPEGEMEVTPAFYAHLLNSLMKLAQSRVAVILEGGYCLDSLSEGAALTLRTLLGGTCPALVEKLEPPGEVIQDTILNCIYAHRPYWRCLQIQPIYTMEELNNVNPQPKLHKVSRLFIGGEPLPERFPTRGTAPVMLPEVVAQNEKRLKFLKHETKLLTPHVRVCYVYDDIMLQHSNTFEDGHPEQPARIKRIYEMHIDYKLTERMKQLSPRAATTDEICLAHTRAHVNFIRRISDKDELQRMGEKYNSVYFHPKTFDCATLAAGSVLQVVDKVLSGEARSGVCIVRPPGHHAESDVPHGFCIFNNVAIAAQYAIRDHGLKRVLIVDWDVHHGNGTQHIFESQSNVLYISMHRYDNGTFFPKSKDADFDVVGKGAGVGFNVNIPWNKKGMGDMEYVMAFQQLVMPIAYEFDPELVLVSAGFDAAIGDPLGGCKVTPEAYGLFTHWLSGLAGGRIILCLEGGYNVNSISYSMTMCSKSLLGDPIPPIQVNGNTARNLSAAYTSCVETIQNCLSVQQRYWKSLVFNKRLPQFASENNNEDFLSATMQNLAIKTDEERCVIGCENAADTEVALEPSGSKPKVKVKTLTEFLTENLEALQNNEMFAVVPLKTCPHLKQLRPEEAPKIIDSNAPCENCLSTVENWMCLSCYQILCGRYVMEHMLLHSIATSHPFALSFSDLSVWCYPCEAYVDNSKLHTYKNLLHRHKFGEDMVWSYPVSNCNDNVDDDDADYDGDYDANAFSIQLEPNN, encoded by the exons ATGGACTTATTGACT AGCTCTCCTATTGTTACTCGTCGTGGGGCGCAAAAAGCTAAAATACAAACTCGTGCAATGGTTAAGTCTGCAGTCGCAGCAAGCAAGCCGAGCGCAGCGTTAGTCGAAGCTAAACGCaaagcaaaattactcaaaatgCAAGAACAAAGCCAACAAGATCAAGTTGTGAAagatatatttcaaaat gCGGTCAGcgcaaaaacaattattaaaaaacctaCTGGCATAGTATACGATGAATCTATGGCGCAGCACCGTTGCCTTTGGGATGAAAATCACCCTGAGAGGCCAGAACGCTTCACCCGAGTGTTGGAGAG GTGCAAGGAACTGCATCTCATAGAACAGTGCCAAAGAATTCCATCACGGCGTGCCACAAAGGATGAAATACTCCTGTTGCATAGCGTTGAGCACTATGATCTTCTTCAGCGCACTTCGGGCGTGCAAGACGAAGCAGCAATGGAAGACCTAAGCTCTAAATTCGATTCAATTTATATACATCCG TCCACATTTGAATTGTCTCTACTGGCGACAGGTTCCACCATAGACTTAATTGAAAACGTAATTTCCGGCAATGTGCAAAATGGTATGGCAATTATACGACCACCCGGCCATCACGCGATGAAAGCTGAATTCAATGG TTACTGTTTCTTCAACAATGTGGCCATTGCAACACAATATGCGATTGACATTTTGAAGTTAAGCAAAATAATGATTGTTGATTGGGACATACATCACGGACAAGGCACGCAACGCTTCTTCTACAATGATCCAAG GGtgctttatttttcaatacatcGTTTTGAACATGGCACCTTTTGGCCATATCTTAAAGAATCGGATTTTGATGCCATTGGCAATGGCAACGGCACAGGTTACAATTTTAATGTACCtttgaataaaactaaaatggGGAATGGAGACTATTTGGCAATTTTCCAACAGTTGCTTATACCCGTTGCAGTTGAATATCAACCAGAGTTGATTATTATATCGGCCGGCTATGATGCTGCTTTAGGCTGTCCCGAAGGCGAAATGGAAGTCACACCCGCATTCTATGCACATTTGCTGAATTCGCTTATGAAGTTGGCACAATCACGTGTTGCCGTCATATTGGAAGGTGGTTACTGCCTCGATTCCTTATCGGAGGGTGCGGCACTCACCCTGCGCACCTTGCTAGGCGGTACATGCCCAGCGCTGGTAGAGAAATTGGAGCCGCCAGGCGAAGTCATACAGGACACAATACTCAATTGCATTTATGCTCACCGTCCTTACTGGCGGTGCCTGCAAATCCAACCAATATACACCATGGAGGAGCTAAATAACGTAAATCCACAACCAAAATTGCATAAAGTTAGTCGACTATTTATCGGCGGTGAACCGCTGCCCGAACGTTTCCCCACTAGAGGCACGGCACCGGTTATGCTACCCGAAGTTGTGGCACAGAACGAGAAACGTTTGAAATTCCTAAAACATG aaaccaaACTATTGACGCCGCACGTACGCGTTTGCTATGTTTACGACGATATTATGCTGCAGCATAGCAACACCTTTGAGGATGGCCATCCAGAGCAACCTGCGCGCATTAAACGCATCTATGAAATGCACATAGACTACAAACTCACCGAACGTATGAAACAGCTGTCCCCGCGTGCAGCAACAACCGATGAGATTTGCTTGGCGCATACGCGTGCACATGTCAATTTCATACGCCGCATAAGCGACAAGGATGAGCTGCAGAGAATGGGTGAGAAATATAATTCTGTCTATTTTCATCCGAAGACCTTCGATTGTGCCACCTTGGCAGCGGGCTCAGTGCTGCAAGTGGTGGACAAAGTGCTGAGTGGTGAGGCGCGCAGCGGTGTGTGCATAGTGCGTCCACCTGGCCACCATGCTGAGTCCGATGTGCCACATGGCTTCTGTATATTCAATAATGTTGCAATTGCCGCGCAGTATGCCATACGTGACCACGGCCTTAAAAG AGTGTTAATTGTGGATTGGGATGTGCATCATGGCAATGGTACGCAGCACATTTTCGAATCGCAGTCGAATGTACTCTATATTAGTATGCATCGCTACGACAACGGCACCTTTTTCCCCAAAAGCAAAGACGCTGATTTCGATGTGGTTGGTAAAGGCGCCGGTGTGGGTTTTAATGTGAATATACCGTGGAATAAA aaAGGCATGGGCGATATGGAATATGTGATGGCTTTCCAACAACTCGTAATGCCAATTGCATATGAATTTGATCCGGAATTGGTGCTTGTATCGGCTGGCTTCGATGCCGCTATCGGCGATCCACTCGGCGGCTGTAAGGTAACCCCCGAAGCGTACGGCCTTTTCACGCACTGGCTTTCTGGCTTAGCCGGCGGCCGTATAATTTTATGCTTAGAAGGCGGCTACAATGTAAATTCCATTTCCTACTCTATGACAATGTGCAGCAAATCACTGTTGGGTGATCCGATTCCACCCATACAAGTTAATGGCAACACTGCACGCAATCTTAGCGCGGCATATACGAGCTGTGTGGAAACCATACAAAACTGCTTGAGTGTACAGCAACGTTATTGGAAGAGTTTGGTGTTCAACAAGCGGCTGCCGCAATTCGCTAGCGAAAATAACAATGAGGATTTTCTTTCTGCTACTATGCAAAATTTAGCTATCAAAACGGATGAGGAGAGATGCGTGATTGGCTGTGAAAATGCCGCCGATACAGAGGTGGCTTTGGAACCGAGCGGCAGTAAGCCGAAGGTAAAAGTTAAAACCCTAACAGAATTTCTCACCGAAAATCTAGAG GCTttacaaaataatgaaatgttCGCCGTTGTTCCATTAAAAACATGCCCTCATTTAAAACAGTTGCGTCCTGAGGAGGCGCCGAAAA TCATAGATAGCAATGCTCCATGCGAGAATTGCTTGTCAACGGTCGAGAACTGGATGTGTCTGAGCTGCTATCAAATACTCTGCGGTCGTTACGTCATGGAACACATGCTCCTGCACAGCATCGCAACATCACACCCGTTTGCGCTTAGCTTTAGTGATTTATCGGTTTGGTGTTATCCTTGCGAGGCATATGTCGACAATAGCAAATTACATACCTACAAAAATCTTCTGCACCGACATAAATTCGGCGAGGACATGGTGTGGTCGTATCCCGTTAGTAATTGTAACGACAacgttgatgatgatgatgcggATTATGATGGTGATTACGATGCAAATGCATTTAGCATTCAGCTTGAACCAAACAACTGA
- the LOC129236845 gene encoding histone deacetylase 6 isoform X3 has translation MDLLTSSPIVTRRGAQKAKIQTRAMVKSAVAASKPSAALVEAKRKAKLLKMQEQSQQDQVVKDIFQNAVSAKTIIKKPTGIVYDESMAQHRCLWDENHPERPERFTRVLERCKELHLIEQCQRIPSRRATKDEILLLHSVEHYDLLQRTSGVQDEAAMEDLSSKFDSIYIHPSTFELSLLATGSTIDLIENVISGNVQNGMAIIRPPGHHAMKAEFNGYCFFNNVAIATQYAIDILKLSKIMIVDWDIHHGQGTQRFFYNDPRVLYFSIHRFEHGTFWPYLKESDFDAIGNGNGTGYNFNVPLNKTKMGNGDYLAIFQQLLIPVAVEYQPELIIISAGYDAALGCPEGEMEVTPAFYAHLLNSLMKLAQSRVAVILEGGYCLDSLSEGAALTLRTLLGGTCPALVEKLEPPGEVIQDTILNCIYAHRPYWRCLQIQPIYTMEELNNVNPQPKLHKVSRLFIGGEPLPERFPTRGTAPVMLPEVVAQNEKRLKFLKHETKLLTPHVRVCYVYDDIMLQHSNTFEDGHPEQPARIKRIYEMHIDYKLTERMKQLSPRAATTDEICLAHTRAHVNFIRRISDKDELQRMGEKYNSVYFHPKTFDCATLAAGSVLQVVDKVLSGEARSGVCIVRPPGHHAESDVPHGFCIFNNVAIAAQYAIRDHGLKRVLIVDWDVHHGNGTQHIFESQSNVLYISMHRYDNGTFFPKSKDADFDVVGKGAGVGFNVNIPWNKKGMGDMEYVMAFQQLVMPIAYEFDPELVLVSAGFDAAIGDPLGGCKVTPEAYGLFTHWLSGLAGGRIILCLEGGYNVNSISYSMTMCSKSLLGDPIPPIQVNGNTARNLSAAYTSCVETIQNCLSVQQRYWKSLVFNKRLPQFASENNNEDFLSATMQNLAIKTDEERCVIGCENAADTEVALEPSGSKPKS, from the exons ATGGACTTATTGACT AGCTCTCCTATTGTTACTCGTCGTGGGGCGCAAAAAGCTAAAATACAAACTCGTGCAATGGTTAAGTCTGCAGTCGCAGCAAGCAAGCCGAGCGCAGCGTTAGTCGAAGCTAAACGCaaagcaaaattactcaaaatgCAAGAACAAAGCCAACAAGATCAAGTTGTGAAagatatatttcaaaat gCGGTCAGcgcaaaaacaattattaaaaaacctaCTGGCATAGTATACGATGAATCTATGGCGCAGCACCGTTGCCTTTGGGATGAAAATCACCCTGAGAGGCCAGAACGCTTCACCCGAGTGTTGGAGAG GTGCAAGGAACTGCATCTCATAGAACAGTGCCAAAGAATTCCATCACGGCGTGCCACAAAGGATGAAATACTCCTGTTGCATAGCGTTGAGCACTATGATCTTCTTCAGCGCACTTCGGGCGTGCAAGACGAAGCAGCAATGGAAGACCTAAGCTCTAAATTCGATTCAATTTATATACATCCG TCCACATTTGAATTGTCTCTACTGGCGACAGGTTCCACCATAGACTTAATTGAAAACGTAATTTCCGGCAATGTGCAAAATGGTATGGCAATTATACGACCACCCGGCCATCACGCGATGAAAGCTGAATTCAATGG TTACTGTTTCTTCAACAATGTGGCCATTGCAACACAATATGCGATTGACATTTTGAAGTTAAGCAAAATAATGATTGTTGATTGGGACATACATCACGGACAAGGCACGCAACGCTTCTTCTACAATGATCCAAG GGtgctttatttttcaatacatcGTTTTGAACATGGCACCTTTTGGCCATATCTTAAAGAATCGGATTTTGATGCCATTGGCAATGGCAACGGCACAGGTTACAATTTTAATGTACCtttgaataaaactaaaatggGGAATGGAGACTATTTGGCAATTTTCCAACAGTTGCTTATACCCGTTGCAGTTGAATATCAACCAGAGTTGATTATTATATCGGCCGGCTATGATGCTGCTTTAGGCTGTCCCGAAGGCGAAATGGAAGTCACACCCGCATTCTATGCACATTTGCTGAATTCGCTTATGAAGTTGGCACAATCACGTGTTGCCGTCATATTGGAAGGTGGTTACTGCCTCGATTCCTTATCGGAGGGTGCGGCACTCACCCTGCGCACCTTGCTAGGCGGTACATGCCCAGCGCTGGTAGAGAAATTGGAGCCGCCAGGCGAAGTCATACAGGACACAATACTCAATTGCATTTATGCTCACCGTCCTTACTGGCGGTGCCTGCAAATCCAACCAATATACACCATGGAGGAGCTAAATAACGTAAATCCACAACCAAAATTGCATAAAGTTAGTCGACTATTTATCGGCGGTGAACCGCTGCCCGAACGTTTCCCCACTAGAGGCACGGCACCGGTTATGCTACCCGAAGTTGTGGCACAGAACGAGAAACGTTTGAAATTCCTAAAACATG aaaccaaACTATTGACGCCGCACGTACGCGTTTGCTATGTTTACGACGATATTATGCTGCAGCATAGCAACACCTTTGAGGATGGCCATCCAGAGCAACCTGCGCGCATTAAACGCATCTATGAAATGCACATAGACTACAAACTCACCGAACGTATGAAACAGCTGTCCCCGCGTGCAGCAACAACCGATGAGATTTGCTTGGCGCATACGCGTGCACATGTCAATTTCATACGCCGCATAAGCGACAAGGATGAGCTGCAGAGAATGGGTGAGAAATATAATTCTGTCTATTTTCATCCGAAGACCTTCGATTGTGCCACCTTGGCAGCGGGCTCAGTGCTGCAAGTGGTGGACAAAGTGCTGAGTGGTGAGGCGCGCAGCGGTGTGTGCATAGTGCGTCCACCTGGCCACCATGCTGAGTCCGATGTGCCACATGGCTTCTGTATATTCAATAATGTTGCAATTGCCGCGCAGTATGCCATACGTGACCACGGCCTTAAAAG AGTGTTAATTGTGGATTGGGATGTGCATCATGGCAATGGTACGCAGCACATTTTCGAATCGCAGTCGAATGTACTCTATATTAGTATGCATCGCTACGACAACGGCACCTTTTTCCCCAAAAGCAAAGACGCTGATTTCGATGTGGTTGGTAAAGGCGCCGGTGTGGGTTTTAATGTGAATATACCGTGGAATAAA aaAGGCATGGGCGATATGGAATATGTGATGGCTTTCCAACAACTCGTAATGCCAATTGCATATGAATTTGATCCGGAATTGGTGCTTGTATCGGCTGGCTTCGATGCCGCTATCGGCGATCCACTCGGCGGCTGTAAGGTAACCCCCGAAGCGTACGGCCTTTTCACGCACTGGCTTTCTGGCTTAGCCGGCGGCCGTATAATTTTATGCTTAGAAGGCGGCTACAATGTAAATTCCATTTCCTACTCTATGACAATGTGCAGCAAATCACTGTTGGGTGATCCGATTCCACCCATACAAGTTAATGGCAACACTGCACGCAATCTTAGCGCGGCATATACGAGCTGTGTGGAAACCATACAAAACTGCTTGAGTGTACAGCAACGTTATTGGAAGAGTTTGGTGTTCAACAAGCGGCTGCCGCAATTCGCTAGCGAAAATAACAATGAGGATTTTCTTTCTGCTACTATGCAAAATTTAGCTATCAAAACGGATGAGGAGAGATGCGTGATTGGCTGTGAAAATGCCGCCGATACAGAGGTGGCTTTGGAACCGAGCGGCAGTAAGCCGAAG TCATAG